In a genomic window of Brassica rapa cultivar Chiifu-401-42 chromosome A10, CAAS_Brap_v3.01, whole genome shotgun sequence:
- the LOC103846320 gene encoding glutamine synthetase cytosolic isozyme 1-4 isoform X1, whose product MSALADLINLDLSDSTEKIIAEYIWIGGSGLDMRSKARTLPGPVKDPSELPKWNYDGSSTGQAPGSDSEVILYPQAIFKDPFRRGNNILVMCDAYTPAGEPIPANKRHAAAKIFSDPSVAAEETWYGIEQEYTLLQKDIKWPVGWPVGGFPGPQGPYYCGVGADKAFGRDIVDSHYKACLYAGINVSGTNGEVMPGQWEFQVGPTVGIAAADQVWVARYILERITELAGVVLSLDPKPIPGDWNGAGAHTNYSTKSMREDGGYEVIKKAIEKLGLRHKEHISAYGEGNERRLTGKHETADINTFVWGVANRGASIRVGRDTEQAGKGYFEDRRPASNMDPYTVTSMIAETTILWKP is encoded by the exons ATGTCGGCACTTGCAGATTTGATCAATCTCGATCTCTCCGATTCCACTGAGAAGATCATTGCGGAGTACATATG GATTGGTGGATCAGGCTTGGATATGAGAAGCAAAGCAAGG ACTTTGCCGGGACCAGTGAAGGATCCATCGGAGTTACCGAAATGGAACTATGACGGTTCAAGCACCGGCCAAGCTCCCGGCAGTGACAGTGAAGTCATCCTCTA CCCTCAAGCTATCTTCAAAGACCCCTTCAGAAGAGGCAACAACATCCTT GTGATGTGTGACGCATATACACCGGCCGGCGAACCGATCCCGGCAAACAAAAGGCATGCGGCGGCCAAGATCTTTAGCGACCCGAGCGTTGCCGCCGAAGAAACATG GTATGGAATTGAGCAAGAGTATACTTTGCTACAAAAGGATATTAAATGGCCGGTAGGTTGGCCTGTTGGCGGCTTCCCAGGTCCTCAG GGACCGTACTACTGTGGTGTTGGAGCAGACAAAGCCTTTGGAAGAGACATAGTAGATTCTCATTACAAAGCCTGTCTTTACGCCGGAATCAATGTCAGTGGCACTAACGGAGAAGTCATGCCCGGACAG TGGGAGTTCCAAGTCGGTCCAACCGTTGGAATCGCTGCCGCCGATCAGGTCTGGGTCGCTCGTTACATCCTCGAG AGGATCACAGAATTGGCTGGAGTTGTTCTGTCTCTTGACCCTAAACCAATTCCG GGAGATTGGAATGGTGCAGGAGCACACACAAATTACAG TACAAAATCGATGAGAGAAGATGGAGGGTACGAGGTCATAAAGAAAGCGATAGAGAAGCTTGGATTGCGTCACAAGGAACACATCTCTGCTTATGGTGAAGGCAACGAGCGACGTCTCACTGGCAAACACGAGACTGCCGATATCAACACTTTCGTATGG GGTGTGGCCAACCGTGGGGCATCGATTAGGGTTGGTCGGGACACTGAGCAAGCTGGGAAAGGGTACTTCGAAGATCGTAGGCCAGCGTCCAACATGGATCCCTACACTGTGACCTCCATGATTGCTGAAACTACAATCCTCTGGAAGCCATGA
- the LOC103846320 gene encoding glutamine synthetase cytosolic isozyme 1-4 isoform X2, producing MSALADLINLDLSDSTEKIIAEYIWIGGSGLDMRSKARTLPGPVKDPSELPKWNYDGSSTGQAPGSDSEVILYPQAIFKDPFRRGNNILVMCDAYTPAGEPIPANKRHAAAKIFSDPSVAAEETWYGIEQEYTLLQKDIKWPVGWPVGGFPGPQGPYYCGVGADKAFGRDIVDSHYKACLYAGINVSGTNGEVMPGQWEFQVGPTVGIAAADQVWVARYILERITELAGVVLSLDPKPIPVYFLP from the exons ATGTCGGCACTTGCAGATTTGATCAATCTCGATCTCTCCGATTCCACTGAGAAGATCATTGCGGAGTACATATG GATTGGTGGATCAGGCTTGGATATGAGAAGCAAAGCAAGG ACTTTGCCGGGACCAGTGAAGGATCCATCGGAGTTACCGAAATGGAACTATGACGGTTCAAGCACCGGCCAAGCTCCCGGCAGTGACAGTGAAGTCATCCTCTA CCCTCAAGCTATCTTCAAAGACCCCTTCAGAAGAGGCAACAACATCCTT GTGATGTGTGACGCATATACACCGGCCGGCGAACCGATCCCGGCAAACAAAAGGCATGCGGCGGCCAAGATCTTTAGCGACCCGAGCGTTGCCGCCGAAGAAACATG GTATGGAATTGAGCAAGAGTATACTTTGCTACAAAAGGATATTAAATGGCCGGTAGGTTGGCCTGTTGGCGGCTTCCCAGGTCCTCAG GGACCGTACTACTGTGGTGTTGGAGCAGACAAAGCCTTTGGAAGAGACATAGTAGATTCTCATTACAAAGCCTGTCTTTACGCCGGAATCAATGTCAGTGGCACTAACGGAGAAGTCATGCCCGGACAG TGGGAGTTCCAAGTCGGTCCAACCGTTGGAATCGCTGCCGCCGATCAGGTCTGGGTCGCTCGTTACATCCTCGAG AGGATCACAGAATTGGCTGGAGTTGTTCTGTCTCTTGACCCTAAACCAATTCCGGTTTATTTTTTaccataa